From Drosophila nasuta strain 15112-1781.00 chromosome X, ASM2355853v1, whole genome shotgun sequence, one genomic window encodes:
- the LOC132795741 gene encoding putative peptidyl-tRNA hydrolase PTRHD1: MSNIVQYIVVRSDLRNTLNWPLGAVIAQCCHATAAVMSLHVDDEETQTYLKDLDNMHKVVLEAKDEAALVKLSEKLKENEIKHKLWIEQPENTPTCLAIKPYVKEAVHKYVKNLKLLK, from the coding sequence ATGAGCAACATTGTGCAATATATTGTTGTGCGGAGCGATCTGCGAAACACGCTAAACTGGCCGCTGGGCGCTGTGATAGCACAATGTTGCCATGCGACAGCAGCGGTGATGAGTTTGCACGTGGATGATGAGGAGACGCAAACGTATCTCAAGGATCTGGACAACATGCACAAGGTGGTGCTGGAGGCCAAGGATGAGGCGGCGCTGGTCAAACTGAGCGAGAAGCTCAAGGAGAACGAGATCAAGCATAAACTCTGGATCGAACAGCCAGAAAATACACCCACTTGTCTAGCCATTAAACCCTATGTGAAGGAAGCGGTCCACAAATATGTGAAGAACCTCAAACTGCTTAAGTAA
- the LOC132795090 gene encoding cap-specific mRNA (nucleoside-2'-O-)-methyltransferase 1, whose amino-acid sequence MINNLVGARATVILDNKMEEPSDDENFEPTPKKIKRDWLNSYCYSNKVMGMMKKMGYEDDKGLGKSNQGRLEPVIAVQQDGRRGFGLKLDTVHWSAGQWDPSCEELKIVEPVVWLNGQVDDNCSAYTLDQLMEHLVLGDRKLTLDDETQYCDPEILQHILNAKTVFDNLNDTEMRRARSRCNPFETIRSSIFLNRAAVKMANIDAMCENMFTDPRDAQGQSLLGPNELLYFADMCAGPGGFSEYVLYRKSWEAKGFGFTLRGANDFKLDKFFAASPESFDAFYGDKDDGNIFDASNQDSLNAYIRKHTPEGVHFAMADGGFSVEGQENIQEILSKQLYLCQFVTALKILRINGSFVCKLFDLFTPFSVGLVYLMYKCFQQIAIIKPNSSRPANSERYIVCKHKLPETEAIIEYMDAINKLLNEQSQAAAEASEQTPQDVLEIFNREQMQQDEQFINYMIESNNSIGNAQIVGLRKIAAFAHNMELKESRQSEVRQDCLKAWTLPDKLRQAPEVKTTDRLLEELLRDWSKNRDWLNNAPHELNSAMALHSSILNVDDWHFMPIGRGETNINGCTIFLCKSRGNLLRYTEHRKWELVETNFNVQPRSIFFGEIMFEFSGQGRTSQCVSALHIMDAICLGGVDIRRRPFLERVSMCAKYASSLNKPHKKDRTCGAIRARPIYRLRDMGRFFNEMRQYVLKDNSQRFGYVLDDQKFFVPGGIILFCELTMNFVTAFSRSRQQIYYYNTNTKESLFKEQIEPRKFNEVFSSFRHCYSRRLLWKWTSTLQVDEQASEENATILYRSHFEHFIRRKLTN is encoded by the exons atGATAAACAACTTAGTGggagcaagagcaacagtAATTCTGGATAACAAGATGGAGGAACCATCGGACGATGAGAACTTCGAGCCGACGCCAAAGAAGATCAAACGGGACTGGCTCAATAGCTATTGCTATTCGAACAAGGTCATGGGCATGATGAAGAAAATGGGTTACGAGGACGACAAAGGTCTCGGCAAGAGCAATCAGGGTCGCCTCGAGCCCGTCATCGCTGTCCAACAGGATGGTCGCCGTGGTTTCGGTCTCAAACTGGACACCGTCCATTGGTCCGCTGGCCAATGGGATCCCAGCTGCGAGGAACTGAAGATTGTGGAGCCCGTGGTCTGGCTAAACGGTCAGGTGGATGACAATTGCAGCGCCTATACGCTGGATCAGCTAATGGAGCATCTGGTGTTGGGGGATCGCAAACTGACGCTGGACGATGAGACGCAATATTGCGATCCGGAGATATTGCAGCACATACTCAACGCCAAGACGGTGTTTGATAATCTTAACGATACGGAAATGCGCAGAGCGCGCTCACGTTGCAATCCCTTCGAGACGATACGCAGCTCGATCTTTCTCAATCGGGCGGCTGTGAAGATGGCCAACATTGATGCCATGTGCGAGAACATGTTTACAGATCCACGGGATGCACAAGGACAATCGCTGTTGGGACCCAACGAGCTGCTCTACTTTGCGGACATGTGTGCAG GTCCTGGCGGCTTCTCGGAGTACGTGCTGTATCGCAAATCGTGGGAGGCCAAAGGTTTTGGTTTTACGCTGCGAGGCGCCAACGATTTCAAGCTGGATAAATTCTTTGCCGCCTCACCGGAGTCCTTCGATGCGTTCTACGGCGACAAGGACGATGGCAACATCTTCGATGCGAGCAATCAGGATTCGCTCAACGCCTACATACGCAAACACACGCCCGAGGGTGTCCACTTTGCCATGGCCGATGGCGGTTTCTCGGTGGAAGGACAAGAGAACATACAGGAGATACTCTCAAAGCAGTTGTATCTGTGTCAGTTTGTCACCGCGCTGAAGATACTCCGGATCAACGGGAGCTTTGTGTGCAAACTGTTCGATCTGTTCACGCCATTCAGCGTGGGCTTGGTCTATCTGATGTACAAGTGCTTTCAGCAAATCGCCATTATCAAACCAAATAGCAGTCGACCCGCCAACTCGGAGCGTTACATTGTCTGCAAGCACAAGCTGCCCGAGACCGAGGCGATCATCGAGTACATGGATGCGATCAATAAGCTGCTCAACGAGCAGTCGCAAGCGGCAGCCGAGGCGAGCGAACAGACGCCTCAGGATGTGCTGGAGATCTTCAATCGGGAGCAAATGCAACAGGACGAACAGTTCATCAACTATATGATCGAGTCGAACAACAGCATTGGGAATGCGCAGATCGTGGGATTGCGTAAGATCGCTGCGTTTGCGCATAACATGGAACTGAAGGAGTCGCGACAGTCTGAGGTGCGTCAGGATTGCCTCAAGGCATGGACGCTGCCGGACAAGTTGCGTCAGGCGCCCGAGGTGAAGACCACCGATCGCCTGCTCGAGGAATTGCTGCGGGATTGGTCAAAGAACCGTGACTGGTTGAATAATGCGCCGCACGAGTTGAACAGCGCAATGGCGTTGCATAGCAGCATTTTGAATGTGGATGATTGGCATTTTATGCCCATCGGACGCGGAGAGACAAACATCAATGGATGCACCATCTTTCTGTGCAAGTCGCGGGGCAATTTGCTGCGCTACACCGAGCACCGGAAGTGGGAGCTCGTCGAGACGAATTTTAATGTGCAACCACGATCGATCTTCTTCGGCGAGATCATGTTCGAGTTCAGCGGCCAAGGACGCACCTCACAGTGCGTCTCTGCGCTGCACATCATGGACGCCATTTGCCTCGGTGGCGTGGATATCCGACGGCGTCCGTTCCTCGAGCGTGTGAGCATGTGCGCCAAATATGCGAGCAGTTTGAATAAGCCGCATAAAAAGGATCGCACCTGTGGCGCAATTCGGGCACGTCCTATTTACAGGCTGCGGGACATGGGACGTTTCTTCAACGAGATGCGTCAGTATGTGCTGAAGGATAATTCACAGCGCTTCGGCTATGTCCTCGATGATCAGAAGTTCTTTGTCCCCGGGGGCATTATTCTCTTCTGTGAGCTAACCATGAATTTTGTCACCGCTTTTTCGCGCTCACGCCAGCAAATCTATTACTATAATACTAATACGAAAGAGTCGCTCTTCAAGGAGCAAATCGAACCGCGGAAATTCAACGAGGTCTTCTCCTCGTTTCGGCATTGCTATTCGCGCCGTTTGCTCTGGAAGTGGACGAGCACGCTGCAGGTGGATGAACAGGCGAGTGAGGAGAATGCCACGATATTGTATCGCAGTCACTTTGAGCACTTTATACGCCGCAAACTGACGAACTAA
- the LOC132795091 gene encoding DNA repair protein complementing XP-A cells homolog: MSDETKTETVATAGATVASGSKLTNAQKARIERNQAKAQKLREAKLVSHPYKNITNKGNSGEEQIGQANAIIKVQGTKYIDSGGGFLLEQPVLPITGKTANGDAAEATAAILDDAIAIPVVYEECLDCGDQYADSYLFNNFGHSVCDKCRDTEERHSLITRTEAKAEYLLKDCDFDKREPKLRYISRKNPHNVRWGEMKLYLHLQVLKRAMEVWGSEEELTRQHELREDKREVGKARKYNKQMKELRMEVRSSLFTKKTSVVHQHEFGEDTYNEEEDNYTHSCLSCPYTETYEKM; the protein is encoded by the exons atgtcGGACGAGACGAAGACTGAAACTGTTGCAACTGCGGGGGCAACTGTTGCAAGTGGCTCAAAGCTAACAAATGCACAGAAAGCGCGCATCGAACGCAATCAAGCAAAGGCGCAAAAGTTGCGCGAGGCAAAGCTCGTCTCGCATCCTTACAAGAATATTACCAA taAAGGAAACAGCGGCGAGGAACAAATAGGCCAGGCCAATGCCATTATCAAAGTGCAGGGCACCAAGTACATTGACAGCGGCGGCGGTTTTCTATTGGAGCAGCCAGTGCTGCCAATAACTGGCAAAACTGCTAACGGGGATGCAGCTGAAGCGACGGCCGCCATCTTAGATGATGCCATTGCCATACCGGTGGTCTATGAAGAGTGCTTGGACTGCGGCGATCAATATGCCGACTCGTATTTGTTTAACAACTTCGGGCATTCGGTGTGTGACAAGTGTCGCGACACCGAGGAACGACATTCGTTGATCACACGCACCGAGGCAAAGGCGGAATATCTGCTCAAAGATTGTGACTTTGATAAACGAGAGCCGAAATTGCGATACATTAGTCGCAAGAATCCGCACAATGTGCGCTGGGGCGAAATGAAgctgtatctgcatctgcagGTGCTCAAGCGTGCCATGGAGGTGTGGGGCAGCGAGGAGGAGCTAACGCGTCAGCACGAGTTGCGCGAGGATAAACGCGAGGTGGGCAAGGCACGTAAATACAACAAACAGATGAAAGAGTTGCGCATGGAGGTGCGTAGCAGTCTCTTTACGAAGAAAACCAGCGTTGTGCATCAGCACGAGTTTGGAGAGGACACCTACAACGAAGAGGAGGACAACTATACGCACTCGTGTCTCAGTTGTCCATACACCGAGACCTACGAGAAGATGTAA
- the LOC132795628 gene encoding beta-1,3-galactosyltransferase brn: protein MLKKHYKLLVKCALVIPFIILVDLLGLLTHLCELDFDRHYYYPLHNESAPIEYEYLQLPSFTDNRNIAEPPRLTILVKSAVGNLQRRHAIRKTWGYESRFSDVHIKRVFLLGVTDESDAAHDAAEAEAKHYGDILRANFRDAYFNNTIKTMMGLRWASEHFNNSDFYLFVDDDYYVSIKNVLRFLGKGRQSHHNKELFAGFVFESTPLRHKFSKWYVSLEEYPFDRWPPYVTAGAFILSRDALLKMYEVGRTIPLFRFDDIYLGIVAYTAHIPVHHCERFLFHKMPYDGPESFSNVIASHGFGDPVEMERVWNELRSANYA from the coding sequence ATGttaaaaaaacattacaaATTGCTGGTAAAATGTGCGCTCGTCATACCGTTTATCATACTGGTCGACCTGCTCGGCCTGCTGACGCACCTCTGCGAACTGGACTTTGACAGGCACTACTACTACCCCCTGCACAATGAGAGCGCACCCATCGAATACGAGTATTTGCAGTTGCCATCGTTCACGGATAACCGTAATATTGCGGAACCGCCCCGACTGACGATATTGGTGAAGAGCGCTGTAGGCAATTTACAGCGTCGTCATGCCATACGCAAAACCTGGGGCTACGAATCGCGCTTCTCCGATGTCCACATCAAACGAGTCTTTCTGCTCGGCGTCACTGACGAGTCGGATGCGGCTCACGATGCCGCTGAAGCGGAGGCCAAACATTATGGCGACATTTTGCGCGCCAATTTCCGCGATGCATACTTCAATAATACGATCAAAACGATGATGGGATTGCGCTGGGCCAGTGAACATTTCAACAACAGCGATTTCTATCTGTTTGTCGACGATGATTACTATGTGTCCATCAAGAATGTGCTTCGCTTCCTGGGCAAAGGCCGACAGTCGCATCACAACAAAGAGCTCTTTGCAGGCTTTGTGTTTGAGAGCACGCCACTGCGTCACAAGTTCAGCAAATGGTATGTGTCCCTGGAGGAATATCCATTTGATCGCTGGCCTCCATATGTCACCGCCGGCGCCTTCATTTTGTCGCGCGATGCGCTGCTCAAGATGTATGAGGTGGGACGCACAATTCCCTTGTTTCGCTTCGATGACATCTATCTCGGCATTGTGGCGTACACGGCGCATATACCTGTGCATCATTGTGAGCGATTTCTGTTCCACAAGATGCCCTACGATGGACCCGAGAGCTTTAGCAATGTGATTGCCTCGCACGGTTTTGGGGATCCCGTCGAAATGGAGCGTGTGTGGAATGAATTGCGTTCGGCAAATTATGCGTAG
- the LOC132795629 gene encoding thymosin beta, whose translation MASPAPALKDLPKVAENLKSQLEGFNTEQLKNASTQEKIILPTAEDVAAEKTQKSIIEGITAFDQTNLKHTETNEKNPLPDKEAIEQEKEKNEFIAGIENFDAKKLKHTETNEKNVLPTKEVIEAEKQA comes from the exons ATGGCTTCCCCAGCACCAGCACTCAAGGATTTGCCAAAGGTGGCCGAGAACCTGAAGAGCCAACTGGAGGGCTTCAATACGGAGCAACTGAAGAATGCCAGCACCCAGGAGAAGATCATTTTGCCCACCGCCGAGG ATGTGGCTGCTGAGAAGACCCAAAAGTCCATTATCGAGGGTATCACCGCATTCGATCAGACCAATTTGAAGCATACGGAGACGAATGAGAAGAATCCATTGCCCGATAAAGAAG CAATTGagcaggagaaggagaagaatgAGTTTATTGCCGGCATCGAGAATTTTGATGCGAAAAAATTGAAGCACACCGAGACCAACGAGAAGAACGTGCTGCCAACCAAGGAGGTCATTGAGGCCGAGAAGCAGGCCTAA
- the LOC132796158 gene encoding tRNA (cytosine(34)-C(5))-methyltransferase, with product MARGKKQNPFAARKRQKREIGNPPDRRSEPYKEIERDNACFIKYYQLQRICANEEEWTQFLEKIRDNLPVTFRVTGFKDEAKALLKIIETQMFAEYVRGAAELNGLPEEQVQRPLCLPWYPNGMAYQLNLTRKDIRRSESMHRLHNFLIVETAAGNISRQEGVSMIPPVVLDVQPTDKVLDMCAAPGSKTAQLIEALHAAPEEHKIPPGFVLANDVDNNRCYMLVHQAKRLNSPCLLVTNHDSSFFPNMLQTDPATGNKSILKFDKILCDVPCSGDGTLRKNPDIWLKWNLAQAYNLHGVQYRIVRRGAEMLEVGGRLVYSTCSMNPIENEAVVQRIIKDSAGALELVNASQLVPGLKYNPGMTDWQLATKEVDTVFKTFDEVPESLHTIIRPSMFPLPAEEMTAIGIEKCMRILPHMQDTGGFFVAVIEKRRALSFEQNDVKDLEKKVEEKEEPKEDNPEAEQKSAPWGPQRKRRRLHGFKEDPYIFFGEKDADYDSLQEFYQLDGSFNKRCLLTRCQSDRKKNIYYCSEAIRDLVLNNEHNIKIINTGVKTFVRCENRHTQNPYRLAQEGLQTSNGFIGNCRRIQVERDDLVLLLNCTDPTKPPSTHELKQVTQDRCKELCVGSCILKYVDESFTLFIVGWRGTSSLRAYVAKDETVHILRLLGADVSKFEINKYEKAKEAAAAAAAAEAANGVEQKEEENEPETEAEAKPKETQQVAMEV from the exons ATGGCCCGTGGAAAGAAACAGAATCCCTTTGCAGCACGCAAGCGACAAAAGCGAGAAATC gGAAATCCGCCCGATCGTCGCTCGGAGCCGTACAAAGAGATTGAGCGCGACAATGCCTGCTTCATCAAGTACTATCAGCTGCAACGCATTTGCGCCAACGAAGAGGAGTGGACGCAATTCCTGGAGAAGATTCGCGATAATTTGCCGGTCACATTTCGTGTGACGGGCTTCAAGGACGAGGCGAAGGCGCTGCTGAAGATCATCGAGACGCAAATGTTTGCCGAATACGTGCGCGGCGCTGCCGAACTCAATGGCCTGCCCGAGGAGCAAGTGCAGCGTCCACTGTGCTTGCCTTGGTATCCCAATGGCATGGCCTATCAGTTGAATTTAACACGCAAGGATATACGACGCTCCGAGTCGATGCATCGCCTGCACAACTTTCTCATTGTGGAAACGGCGGCGGGCAACATCAGTCGCCAGGAAGGCGTCTCCATGATTCCACCCGTGGTGCTCGATGTCCAGCCTACGGACAAAGTGCTCGATATGTGTGCGGCGCCCGGTTCGAAGACGGCACAGTTGATAGAGGCGCTTCATGCGGCGCCCGAGGAGCACAAGATCCCTCCGGGATTTGTGCTGGCCAACGATGTGGACAACAATCGCTGCTATATGCTGGTGCATCAGGCCAAGCGCTTGAATTCCCCGTGTCTACTGGTGACCAATCACGACAGCAGCTTCTTCCCCAACATGCTGCAAACCGATCCCGCCACGGGCAACAAATCCATCCTCAAGTTCGACAAGATCCTGTGCGATGTGCCGTGCTCCGGCGACGGAACGCTGCGCAAGAATCCCGACATCTGGCTGAAGTGGAATCTCGCCCAGGCGTACAATCTGCATGGCGTCCAGTATCGCATCGTGCGACGTGGAGCCGAGATGCTTGAAGTGGGCGGACGTTTGGTTTACTCCACGTGCTCGATGAATCCCATCGAGAACGAGGCGGTGGTGCAACGGATCATCAAGGATTCGGCTGGTGCACTCGAGCTGGTGAATGCCTCGCAACTGGTTCCGGGACTCAAGTACAATCCAGGCATGACCGATTGGCAGCTGGCCACCAAGGAGGTGGATACAGTGTTCAAAACATTCGATGAGGTCCCCGAGAGTCTGCACACGATCATCAGGCCATCGATGTTCCCGTTGCCCGCTGAGGAAATGACTGCGATTGGCATCGAGAAGTGCATGCGGATTCTCCCCCACATGCAGGACACTGGAGGATTCTTTGTGGCGGTGATTGAGAAGCGACGAGCGCTGAGTTTCGAGCAGAATGACGTCAAGGATTTGGAGAAGAAAGtcgaggagaaggaggagccTAAGGAAGACAATCCCGAGGCGGAACAGAAGTCCGCTCCGTGGGGACCACAACGGAAGCGACGTCGTCTGCATGGCTTCAAGGAGGATCCATACATATTCTTTGGCGAAAAGGATGCCGACTACGATTCGCTGCAAGAATTTTATCAGCTCGACGGGAGCTTCAACAAGCGCTGTCTGCTCACACGCTGTCAGTCGGATCGCAAGAAGAACATTTACTACTGCTCGGAGGCGATTCGTGATCTGGTGCTGAACAACGAGCACAACATCAAGATCATCAACACGGGCGTCAAGACTTTCGTCCGCTGCGAGAATCGCCACACACAGAATCCCTATCGACTCGCCCAGGAGGGATTGCAGACCTCGAACGGTTTCATTGGCAACTGTCGTCGCATTCAAGTGGAGCGCGACGATCTCGTGTTGCTGCTCAACTGCACCGATCCCACGAAGCCGCCGTCGACGCACGAGCTCAAGCAGGTGACGCAGGATCGCTGCAAAGAGTTGT GCGTGGGCAGCTGTATCCTCAAGTATGTGGACGAATCCTTTACGCTCTTCATTGTCGGCTGGCGTGGAACATCGAGTTTGCGTGCTTATGTGGCCAAGGATGAAACGGTTCACATTCTGCGACTTCTCGGCGCCGATGTCAGCAAATTCGAGATTAACAAATACGAAAAGGCAaaggaggcagcagcagcagcagctgcagctgaagcagcTAATGGAGTGGAACAAAAGGAGGAAGAGAACGAACCAGAGACGGAAGCAGAAGCGAAGCCGAAAGAGACGCAGCAGGTTGCCATGGAGGTCTAG
- the LOC132796171 gene encoding augmin complex subunit dgt4 — MEATPPANNSNSNSNNDMDDIQYLLHLEAIKRYKDDEKEMHRQVEEQARIYMDAKREYQREYARLANLNKQLLLSDALQAPQTQINDTQVDDTIRKLSTASAILSRTSRPTELDVRVLEECKEQLQRQHCKPRDQLAQYQRNFAENRETLKSVCSTLDNVEKNFEKATLVAMDQYIKEMQTP; from the coding sequence ATGGAGGCGACACCCCCAGCCAACAATagtaatagcaacagcaacaacgacatgGACGACATACAGTATTTGCTGCACTTGGAGGCCATCAAACGCTACAAGGACGACGAGAAGGAAATGCACCGCCAGGTGGAGGAGCAAGCGCGCATCTACATGGACGCCAAGCGGGAATATCAACGTGAATACGCTCGTCTCGCCAACCTAAACAAACAACTGTTGCTCAGTGATGCGTTGCAGGCACCGCAGACGCAAATCAACGACACCCAAGTGGATGACACCATCCGCAAATTGAGCACAGCGAGTGCGATCCTCTCAAGAACAAGTCGTCCCACCGAGCTGGATGTGCGTGTGCTGGAGGAATGCAaggagcagctgcagcggcagcattGCAAACCACGCGACCAATTGGCCCAATATCAGCGAAACTTTGCCGAGAATCGTGAGACATTGAAATCTGTGTGCAGCACTTTGGATAATGTGGAGAAGAACTTTGAGAAGGCAACGCTGGTGGCGATGGATCAATACATAAAAGAGATGCAGACACCATAG
- the LOC132796170 gene encoding histone acetyltransferase Tip60: MKTKYEFDDDVASICESTAALTEGCRLSVRMHKTDDWPLAEIVSIKELDGRRQFYVHYVDFNKRLDEWVNEDDLDTRKVQFPRRDGPQTGTNTGVTTPKRHHSLAGSVSRPTSPQPQSTPGAASAGGGAGGVAGSGIAAGNSLGHNNSSNNTELVNSNNVFAAALQKRFNRRRKQHAGAAHSAQPAAQQAAAAAQPPPPSSQLQQQQQQQPQLPQTPQTPQTPVHVTGDAAGIMPSTPGQEDGSQDGKIATPRQSGSMVTHQDDVVTRMKNVEMIELGRHRIKPWYFSPYPQELCQESCIYICEFCLKYCKSRKCLERHLSKCNLRHPPGNEIYRKNTISFFEIDGRKNKVYAQNLCLLAKLFLDHKTLYYDTDPFLFYIMTEFDSRGFHIVGYFSKEKESTEDYNVACILTMPPYQRKGYGKLLIEFSYELSKFEGKTGSPEKPLSDLGLLSYRSYWAQTILEILISQNPSTDGEKPTITINDICECTSIKKEDVISTLQNLNLINYYKGQYIVSINRETIEQHQRAMQKRKIRIDSKCLHWTPKDWSKRSK; the protein is encoded by the exons atgaaaaccaaataCGAGTTCGACGACGATGTGGCCTCCATATGCGAGTCGACG GCTGCGTTGACCGAAGGCTGCCGCCTGTCCGTGCGCATGCACAAGACCGACGACTGGCCGCTGGCGGAGATAGTGAGCATCAAGGAGCTCGACGGACGCCGTCAGTTCTATGTGCACTACGTGGACT TCAACAAGCGTCTGGATGAATGGGTCAATGAGGATGATCTGGACACGCGCAAAGTACAGTTTCCACGTCGCGACGGTCCACAAACAGGCACAAACACAGGCGTCACAACGCCCAAGCGTCATCATTCGCTTGCCGGCAGCGTTTCGCGTCCCACATCGCCGCAGCCTCAGTCGACGCCCGGTGCTGCGTCCGCTGGTGGCGGTGCAGGCGGTGTTGCAGGTAGCGGAATTGCAGCAGGCAACTCTTTgggccacaacaacagcagcaacaatacgGAGTTGGTGAATAGCAATAATGTATTCGCTGCCGCGCTGCAGAAGCGCTTTAATCGTCGTCGCAAGCAACACGCTGGCGCAGCACATTCAGCGCAGCCAGCTGCCCAACaggctgcagctgctgcacaaccgccgccgccgtcgtcacagctgcaacaacaacaacagcagcagccgcagttgCCACAGACACCGCAAACGCCACAAACTCCGGTTCATGTCACCGGAGACGCCGCTGGCATCATGCCCAGCACCCCGGGACAGGAGGATGGCTCGCAGGACGGGAAGATTGCAACGCCACGGCAATCGGGAAGTATGGTGACACATCAGGACGATGTGGTGACACGCATGAAGAACGTCGAGATGATTGAGCTGGGACGCCATCGCATCAAGCCGTGGTATTTCTCGCCATATCCGCAGGAATTGTGCCAGGAGAGTTGCATCTACATCTGTGAATTCTGTCTCAAGTACTGCAAGAGTCGCAAGTGCTTGGAACGCCATCTGTCCAAATGCAATCTTCGCCATCCGCCGGGCAATGAGATCTATCGCAAGAATACGATTTCATTCTTTGAGATCGATGGACGCAAGAACAAAGTGTATGCCCAGAATCTGTGTCTGCTGGCCAAACTGTTTTTGGATCACAAAACGCTGTACTACGATACGGATCCGTTTCTGTTCTACATTATGACGGAGTTCGACTCACGGGGCTTTCACATTGTCGGCTATTTCTCGAAGGAAAAGGAGAGCACCGAGGATTACAATGTGGCGTGCATTTTGACAATGCCGCCGTATCAGCGCAAAGGCTACGGCAAACTGCTCATCGAATTCAGCTACGAGTTGTCCAAGTTCGAGGGCAAAACCGGCTCCCCGGAGAAGCCATTGTCCGACTTGGGACTGCTTTCGTATCGCTCGTATTGGGCACAGACCATCCTGGAGATACTCATCAGCCAGAATCCGAGCACAGACGGCGAGAAGCCGACCATAACCATCAA CGACATCTGTGAATGCACCTCGATCAAGAAGGAGGACGTCATCTCGACCCTGCAGAATCTCAATCTGATCAACTACTATAAGGGACAGTACATTGTGAGCATCAATCGGGAGACCATCGAACAGCATCAGCGTGCCATGCAGAAGCGCAAGATACGCATCGATTCCAAGTGTTTGCATTGGACTCCCAAGGATTGGTCCAAGCGCTCCAAGTG A
- the LOC132795676 gene encoding exocyst complex component 5-like, protein MNNEQIGVSSISSSTSTRTTPAQDISSNNHSAATAQLIKVKSTGSSNNNNNDIATLVTKIQAIIPDTPIVSIAAGTLSESTTTTTSTKTTPTPYFQEQLTTLMSHNVKLEQRPANDSSSSSSNNAGAALVGSTTKKCSWQHPQRKWQHRKLYSSGCC, encoded by the coding sequence ATGAACAATGAACAAATTGGTGTTTCATCtatatcatcatcaacatccaCCAGGACAACACCAGCACAggacatcagcagcaacaatcacaGTGCGGCAACTGCACAGCTCATCAAGGTCAAATCAACaggcagcagtaacaacaacaacaacgatattGCAACATTAGTGACAAAGATCCAAGCGATAATACCGGATACGCCCATTGTGTCGATTGCCGCTGGCACGTTGAGtgaaagcacaacaacaacgacatcgacTAAGACGACACCGACGCCCTATTTCCAGGAGCAGTTAACCACCTTAATGTCGCACAATGTGAAGCTGGAGCAGCGTCCAGCcaatgacagcagcagcagcagtagcaacaatgCAGGTGCCGCATTAGTTGGCAGCACCACAAAAAAGTGCAGTTGGCAGCACCCACAACGCAAGTGGCAGCACCGAAAACTCTacagcagcggctgctgctga